A section of the Petrimonas sulfuriphila genome encodes:
- the clpX gene encoding ATP-dependent Clp protease ATP-binding subunit ClpX, producing the protein MAKKANSSNHCSFCGRSENDVNLLISGISGYICDMCSEQAHEIVNETFKSSGKSAPDISLNSLPKPKQIKEFLDQYVIGQDSAKRFLSVSVYNHYKRILQKTVKDDVEIEKSNIIMVGATGTGKTLLARTIAKLLRVPFTIVDATVLTEAGYVGEDIESILTRLLQVADYDVAAAERGIVFIDEIDKIARKSDNPSITRDVSGEGVQQGLLKLLEGSVVNVPPQGGRKHPEQRMIAVNTKNILFVCGGAFDGIEKKIANRLNTRVVGYAASGRTADIDRNNLLQYITPMDLKAFGLIPEIIGRLPILTYLEPLDRDALLRILTEPKNSIIKQYEKLFSMDGVTLTLDKDVYEYIVDKAIEFKLGARGLRSIVEAIMIDAMFSLPSEDKKKLHVTREYAVKHFEKSDFRHLRVA; encoded by the coding sequence ATGGCAAAAAAAGCAAACAGCAGCAATCATTGCAGTTTCTGCGGAAGAAGTGAAAACGATGTGAACCTGCTTATCTCGGGAATATCGGGTTATATCTGCGATATGTGTTCTGAGCAGGCACACGAAATCGTAAACGAAACGTTCAAAAGCAGTGGAAAATCGGCTCCCGACATTTCACTCAATTCACTTCCCAAGCCGAAACAGATCAAGGAATTTCTTGACCAGTACGTTATTGGCCAAGACAGTGCCAAACGCTTTCTGTCTGTTTCAGTTTACAACCATTATAAGCGAATCCTGCAAAAGACGGTGAAAGACGATGTGGAAATCGAAAAATCAAACATCATTATGGTCGGTGCCACCGGAACAGGAAAAACTTTGTTGGCTAGGACGATCGCCAAACTGCTGCGTGTTCCGTTTACCATCGTCGACGCTACTGTTCTTACTGAAGCCGGATACGTGGGAGAAGACATTGAAAGTATTCTCACCCGGTTGCTGCAGGTTGCCGATTATGATGTCGCCGCAGCAGAGCGTGGTATCGTTTTTATCGATGAAATAGATAAAATTGCCCGTAAAAGCGATAATCCGTCCATCACCCGCGATGTCAGCGGCGAAGGTGTTCAACAAGGATTGTTGAAGTTGCTGGAAGGATCAGTCGTAAACGTTCCTCCGCAAGGCGGAAGAAAGCATCCCGAACAGCGCATGATTGCAGTAAATACCAAGAATATATTGTTTGTTTGCGGGGGCGCTTTCGACGGGATTGAGAAAAAAATAGCCAACAGGCTGAATACGCGCGTAGTAGGTTATGCAGCCAGCGGAAGAACCGCCGATATAGACCGTAACAACCTGCTCCAGTACATCACCCCGATGGATTTAAAAGCTTTTGGCTTAATACCCGAAATTATCGGACGCCTGCCTATACTTACCTATCTGGAACCCTTAGACAGGGATGCTTTGCTGAGAATCCTCACCGAGCCCAAAAACTCCATCATCAAACAGTACGAAAAACTCTTCTCCATGGACGGTGTTACACTCACCCTGGATAAGGATGTTTACGAGTACATTGTTGACAAAGCCATCGAATTCAAACTCGGTGCCCGTGGGTTACGTTCCATTGTGGAAGCCATTATGATAGACGCCATGTTCAGTTTGCCTTCCGAAGACAAGAAAAAACTACACGTAACTCGCGAATATGCGGTGAAGCATTTCGAAAAATCGGATTTCCGGCACCTGAGAGTAGCTTAA
- the clpP gene encoding ATP-dependent Clp endopeptidase proteolytic subunit ClpP, producing the protein MQNDFRKYAVKHLGMSSARLDGYTKIISAGGGYISPTIIEERQLNVAQMDVFSRLMMDRIIFLGTQIDDYTANVIQAQLLYLDSADQGKDISIYINSPGGSVYAGYGIYDTMQFISSNVTTICTGMAASMAAVLLVAGTSKKRFALTHSRVMIHQPLGGVQGQASDIEITAREIAKVKQELNAIISKHTGRPIEEVSRDSDRDFWMSASEAKEYGMVDDILIKK; encoded by the coding sequence ATGCAAAACGATTTCAGAAAATATGCCGTCAAGCATCTTGGGATGAGCAGTGCCCGATTGGACGGCTATACAAAAATAATAAGTGCAGGTGGCGGATACATCTCTCCGACCATTATCGAAGAACGTCAGTTGAACGTTGCCCAAATGGATGTGTTTTCACGTCTGATGATGGACCGGATCATCTTTCTCGGCACTCAGATCGACGATTACACCGCCAATGTCATACAGGCGCAGCTGCTTTATCTCGACTCTGCTGATCAGGGAAAAGACATCTCCATTTACATCAATTCTCCCGGTGGATCCGTTTATGCCGGTTATGGAATATATGACACCATGCAGTTCATCTCCAGCAACGTAACCACCATCTGTACCGGGATGGCAGCATCTATGGCCGCCGTTCTGCTGGTTGCCGGAACATCCAAGAAACGCTTTGCGCTCACGCACTCACGTGTAATGATTCACCAACCGCTGGGCGGCGTTCAGGGACAGGCATCTGACATTGAGATTACCGCTCGCGAAATTGCCAAGGTAAAACAGGAATTAAATGCCATCATTTCAAAACATACGGGAAGACCCATCGAGGAAGTGTCTCGCGATTCGGACCGTGATTTCTGGATGAGTGCTTCAGAAGCCAAAGAATATGGAATGGTGGATGATATATTAATTAAGAAATAA
- the tig gene encoding trigger factor, producing the protein MKVTLNKTDNVNGIIAIELEKPDYQENVDKSLNQFRQKANIPGFRQGKIPKGIIQKMYGKSILAEEINKLVSNELYKYIKENELNILGEPLPNEEEQKTIDFDKDENFEFKFDVALAPEFELPLNKRDTLIYYNVKLEDDLLDKQYDAYKQNYGSYKKVEGETVETDLIKGKISEIDNGEPKENLIEIENGMIMPSYIKDEETKKKFVGAKVGDTVVFNPKTAYDNNAAEIASLLQIAKENVADVDSDFSFEIQEVTRYEEAAMEQELFDKVLGEGVVSSEEEFKVKVTELLNNQFKPAADNLFMKSARELILKKLKDVEFPDVFLKRWLLVANEKNTAETIENDYPKIAEDLKYHLSKEKIVKEQDIKIENSDLETFAAEVARAQFAQYGMSNVPADVLENYVKRMLGDQNTVRNMYDQLVENKVMEWLKQTVKVNEKEIPSKDFEKLLSEDKEEK; encoded by the coding sequence ATGAAGGTAACACTCAACAAAACAGACAATGTAAACGGCATCATCGCCATAGAATTAGAAAAACCGGATTATCAGGAAAACGTTGACAAATCGTTGAATCAATTCCGTCAAAAAGCCAATATCCCTGGTTTTAGACAAGGAAAAATTCCCAAAGGAATTATTCAGAAAATGTATGGAAAATCTATTCTTGCCGAAGAAATCAACAAGTTAGTAAGCAACGAATTATACAAATACATCAAAGAAAACGAACTGAATATCCTGGGTGAGCCGCTGCCAAACGAAGAAGAACAAAAAACCATCGATTTCGACAAGGATGAAAATTTCGAATTTAAGTTTGATGTTGCTTTGGCTCCTGAATTTGAACTTCCACTCAACAAAAGAGACACGCTCATTTATTACAACGTCAAGCTGGAAGATGATTTGCTTGATAAACAATACGATGCCTACAAACAAAATTACGGCTCCTATAAAAAAGTGGAAGGCGAAACGGTCGAAACCGATCTTATCAAAGGAAAGATATCGGAAATCGATAACGGCGAACCTAAAGAGAACCTGATTGAAATCGAAAACGGCATGATCATGCCATCGTACATCAAGGATGAAGAGACAAAAAAGAAGTTTGTGGGTGCCAAGGTGGGCGATACTGTTGTCTTCAACCCCAAAACAGCCTATGACAACAACGCTGCGGAAATAGCATCGTTGTTGCAGATCGCCAAAGAAAACGTAGCGGATGTCGACTCCGACTTTTCTTTTGAGATCCAGGAAGTTACCCGGTACGAAGAAGCAGCTATGGAGCAGGAATTGTTTGATAAAGTGTTGGGTGAAGGTGTGGTTTCATCGGAAGAGGAATTCAAGGTAAAAGTCACGGAATTACTGAACAACCAGTTCAAACCGGCAGCAGATAACCTGTTTATGAAATCGGCACGTGAACTGATCCTGAAAAAGTTGAAAGACGTTGAATTTCCCGATGTTTTCCTGAAACGGTGGTTATTGGTAGCCAACGAAAAAAACACAGCGGAAACGATCGAAAACGACTACCCGAAAATCGCTGAAGATTTAAAATATCACCTGTCAAAAGAGAAAATTGTAAAGGAACAGGACATTAAAATCGAAAACAGCGACCTGGAAACCTTTGCAGCCGAGGTTGCCAGAGCACAATTTGCGCAATACGGGATGAGCAATGTTCCCGCCGACGTGTTGGAAAACTATGTTAAACGGATGCTGGGTGACCAGAATACGGTCAGAAACATGTACGACCAGCTGGTTGAAAACAAAGTGATGGAATGGCTCAAACAAACCGTTAAAGTCAACGAGAAGGAAATTCCATCAAAAGATTTCGAGAAGTTACTGTCGGAGGACAAAGAAGAAAAATAA
- a CDS encoding CPBP family intramembrane metalloprotease, translating to MQKILEHSSQRARIIYLLLFSLMGSFLAGAVLFVVGISLPSVDGSIWYYRFSIILQDIFVMFLPAYTLCLWIADKPMQMMGVRKTRKMSQGLLYGFLIFGVSYPAIAVIAQWNEQIVLPDSLTGVENWMRQMEDAAKDVTDLFLSGETLSDLFLNLLIIAAAAAFVEEIFFRGALQQLIEKWLRNGHVAVWTAAFIFSAIHLQFYGFLPRLVMGAVLGYLFLYSRNLWIPMLYHFVNNAAVVVITYFWGESNFLEQLEDKPLTWVSFIVMIVSGLLTYFLFSQYKVQVKVENDDSN from the coding sequence ATGCAAAAAATACTCGAACATAGCTCACAACGTGCAAGAATTATCTACCTGCTTCTGTTCTCCCTGATGGGCTCGTTTTTGGCCGGAGCAGTCTTGTTTGTGGTTGGAATTTCACTGCCATCCGTAGACGGAAGCATCTGGTATTATCGGTTCAGCATTATCTTGCAGGATATTTTTGTGATGTTTCTGCCCGCTTACACTCTTTGTCTGTGGATTGCGGATAAGCCGATGCAGATGATGGGGGTAAGGAAAACCCGAAAAATGTCGCAAGGTCTTCTGTACGGTTTTTTAATTTTTGGAGTTTCCTATCCCGCAATAGCGGTTATCGCTCAGTGGAATGAACAGATTGTGCTTCCTGACTCATTGACGGGAGTGGAGAATTGGATGCGGCAGATGGAGGACGCCGCCAAGGATGTTACCGATCTCTTCCTTTCGGGGGAAACCTTATCCGACTTGTTTTTGAATTTGTTGATTATTGCTGCTGCTGCCGCTTTTGTGGAAGAGATTTTTTTCAGGGGTGCCTTGCAACAGCTTATCGAAAAATGGTTGCGTAACGGCCATGTGGCAGTGTGGACAGCCGCCTTTATTTTCAGTGCCATTCACTTGCAATTTTATGGTTTTCTCCCGCGACTGGTTATGGGGGCTGTGTTGGGGTACCTGTTTCTTTATTCACGAAATTTATGGATTCCCATGCTTTATCATTTTGTGAATAATGCGGCTGTGGTTGTGATCACGTACTTCTGGGGAGAAAGCAATTTTCTGGAACAACTGGAAGATAAGCCCCTGACGTGGGTTTCGTTTATTGTGATGATTGTGAGTGGGTTGTTGACCTATTTCCTGTTTTCACAATACAAGGTACAAGTTAAAGTTGAAAATGATGATTCAAATTAG
- a CDS encoding DUF3109 family protein — protein MIQIRDTILSDDIFEEHFICHLTKCKGACCVEGDSGAPLEQEEFEQIQSILPEIWNDLSPKAQALIEEQGIAYTDYDGELVTSIINGRECVFTYFDADGTCKCSIEKACREGRIQVQKPISCHLYPIRLQKLSEFTAVNYNRWSICKPAVKLGKREGVKIYEFLREPLIRRFGEEWYKEVCEAAKLLEEEKRADSREP, from the coding sequence ATGATTCAAATTAGAGACACTATATTATCAGACGATATTTTTGAAGAGCATTTTATTTGTCATTTAACCAAATGTAAAGGTGCTTGTTGTGTTGAAGGTGATTCTGGCGCGCCGTTGGAACAGGAGGAATTTGAGCAAATACAGTCGATCCTGCCTGAGATATGGAACGATTTGTCGCCCAAGGCGCAGGCTCTTATTGAAGAACAGGGCATTGCTTATACCGATTATGACGGTGAACTGGTAACATCCATCATCAACGGCCGGGAATGTGTGTTCACCTACTTTGATGCGGATGGTACATGCAAATGTTCCATTGAAAAAGCCTGCCGCGAAGGCCGTATTCAGGTGCAGAAACCCATTTCGTGCCACCTTTATCCCATACGTTTACAGAAGCTGAGCGAATTTACGGCAGTAAACTACAACCGTTGGTCGATATGCAAGCCCGCTGTGAAACTTGGAAAACGTGAAGGGGTAAAGATCTACGAGTTTCTTCGTGAGCCGCTTATACGTAGGTTCGGTGAAGAATGGTACAAGGAGGTTTGTGAAGCGGCAAAGTTGCTGGAAGAGGAGAAAAGAGCAGATAGCAGGGAGCCCTAG